A region of Vigna radiata var. radiata cultivar VC1973A chromosome 6, Vradiata_ver6, whole genome shotgun sequence DNA encodes the following proteins:
- the LOC106763219 gene encoding non-specific lipid-transfer protein 7-like, protein MGKREFALMVMFAGILVLGNLQEASQFYREDGPTEPSPECCEELKRQNIDQQCACDYIASRPPGIGPRNGIDLNRTVSVSRDCGIYVPAGLRCGDFIIPPSPAPYPAPPPEEGN, encoded by the exons ATGGGAAAGAGAGAGTTTGCATTAATGGTGATGTTTGCTGGAATATTAGTGCTGGGGAACCTGCAAGAGGCTTCG CAGTTCTACAGAGAGGATGGCCCAACGGAGCCATCTCCGGAATGCTGCGAGGAACTGAAAAGACAGAATATAGATCAGCAGTGCGCCTGCGATTACATTGCTTCCAGGCCTCCTGGCATTGGCCCTAGGAATGGAATCGACCTCAACAGAACTGTCTCTGTCTCCAGAGATTGTGGAATTTATGTTCCTGCTGGACTGCGCTGTGGAG ATTTCATCATTCCTCCTAGTCCTGCACCTTATCCTGCTCCTCCTCCCGAGGAGGGAAATTGA
- the LOC106764518 gene encoding protein LIM3-like, giving the protein MGKRVFADARMMLMMCGIVVMMMAMGPLISAQLECRNVFGVYMQCGRYIEREGATVPPSSQCCSALERSNVTCMCPYFADYEDTYSTEKVIYVLNYCETPLASGTKCGNYTAP; this is encoded by the exons ATGGGAAAGAGAGTTTTTGCAGATGCAagaatgatgttgatgatgtgTGGGATTGTGGTGATGATGATGGCGATGGGGCCATTGATTTCAGCACAATTGGAATGTCGTAATGTGTTCGGAGTTTATATGCAATGTGGTAGATACATCGAACGGGAAGGGGCAACGGTTCCACCATCTTCGCAATGCTGCAGTGCACTGGAACGCTCTAATGTCACCTGTATGTGCCCATATTTTGCAGACTATGAGGATACCTACAGCACGGAAAAAGTCATCTATGTCCTCAATTACTGTGAAACGCCACTTGCTTCTGGAACCAAGTGTGGAA ATTACACTGCTCCGTAG